In Trichocoleus desertorum NBK24, the following are encoded in one genomic region:
- a CDS encoding acyl-CoA dehydrogenase, with protein MISIPFAIALSLFLVFFLILGYTGVPLWAWSLYTAGVLAAVQAPTWLWVGFGIVALVLNLPLLRRSLLTAPLMQAIQSLKLLPSISDTERAAIEAGTVWVDGEFFSGAPDLKRMNSEPYPELSAEAQAFLDGPVEQVCRMATDWEINRRKDLPPEVWSYLKQERFFGMMIPQEYGGLGFTNLTYSAVMVKLASRSFIHTATVGVTNSLGPAKLLLNYGTQEQKDYYLPRLAREEEMPCFALTEPTAGSDAASITSEGIVFRGEDEKLYLLLNFRKRYITLGAIATLIGLAFKLHDPENLLGKGENVGITCALIPADTPGLVLGKRHDPMGVPFYNSPVEGHNVVVSIDQIIGGSAQAGQGWKMLMQSLAAGRGISFPASCTGIAKLVTRVTSAHAVVRRQFGLSIGRFEGVEEPLARIAGLTYLMEAARIYTCAAVDNGEKPAVVSAIAKYQFTELSRKLVNDGMDVLGGSGICKGPRNLLANVYTAMPIPITVEGANILTRTLMIFGQGAIRCHPYVYQEVIALNAGDAIAFDHALWHHIGLMVRNTIRSMLLSLSRGALAQSPVSGPTAQYYRKLAWASATFATLTDIALIAFGGSLKRREKLTGRFADVLSWMYLSMATLRRYEAEGHKAEDLPLVHWSMQYAFAQIQLAFEGLFANLSIPVLGPVFRGPILWWSRLNPIGILPTDELGGKLAQSVETPGEVRDRLTTNIYIPSHPDEALGRLEQAFQLSIQAESILKKIKTAIRESKLSPAKPEQLIDAALAAEVITATEAALIREAESARNEAIQVDAFSLEEYQQGAQITSWPTQELMQHA; from the coding sequence ATGATATCTATTCCCTTCGCGATCGCCCTCTCTCTTTTCCTTGTTTTCTTTCTGATTCTTGGCTACACAGGAGTGCCGCTCTGGGCTTGGTCGCTTTATACAGCGGGTGTTTTAGCTGCTGTTCAAGCTCCTACGTGGCTGTGGGTAGGGTTTGGGATTGTAGCCCTAGTGCTGAATCTTCCTTTGCTAAGGCGATCGCTTCTGACAGCTCCCTTGATGCAGGCAATCCAATCGCTAAAGTTGTTACCTAGTATCTCTGACACAGAGAGAGCGGCGATCGAGGCAGGAACAGTTTGGGTGGATGGAGAGTTTTTCTCCGGCGCACCTGACTTAAAACGAATGAACAGTGAGCCTTATCCAGAACTGTCAGCCGAAGCTCAAGCATTTCTGGATGGGCCTGTAGAGCAGGTTTGCCGTATGGCGACGGACTGGGAAATCAATCGCCGCAAAGACTTACCGCCAGAAGTGTGGAGTTACCTAAAACAAGAGCGCTTCTTCGGCATGATGATTCCGCAGGAGTATGGTGGGTTGGGTTTCACCAATCTGACCTATAGTGCGGTGATGGTGAAGTTGGCATCGCGATCGTTTATCCATACCGCTACGGTTGGGGTGACGAATTCCCTCGGCCCCGCCAAACTCCTGCTAAACTATGGCACTCAGGAGCAAAAAGACTATTATCTCCCCCGATTAGCACGCGAAGAGGAGATGCCTTGTTTTGCCCTCACTGAACCTACTGCTGGTTCTGATGCTGCCAGCATCACCTCCGAGGGGATTGTGTTTCGGGGTGAGGATGAGAAACTGTATCTGTTGTTGAACTTCCGCAAGCGCTATATTACCTTAGGCGCGATCGCCACCCTAATCGGTTTAGCCTTCAAACTCCACGACCCCGAAAATCTTTTAGGCAAAGGAGAGAATGTCGGCATTACTTGCGCTTTGATTCCGGCGGATACGCCTGGTTTAGTCTTAGGCAAACGCCACGATCCAATGGGAGTGCCATTCTACAACTCTCCGGTTGAAGGCCATAATGTCGTAGTGTCTATCGACCAGATTATTGGTGGTAGTGCGCAGGCAGGCCAAGGTTGGAAGATGTTGATGCAAAGCTTGGCGGCAGGCCGAGGCATTAGTTTCCCGGCATCTTGTACCGGAATTGCCAAATTGGTCACGCGAGTTACCAGTGCCCACGCGGTAGTTAGACGACAGTTTGGCTTATCCATCGGTCGCTTTGAAGGCGTAGAGGAACCTCTGGCCCGGATTGCTGGGTTGACCTACCTCATGGAAGCTGCTCGCATCTACACCTGTGCCGCTGTAGACAATGGAGAAAAGCCAGCCGTTGTTTCCGCGATCGCCAAATATCAATTCACTGAGCTATCCCGGAAGCTAGTCAACGATGGTATGGATGTCCTGGGAGGTTCAGGGATTTGCAAAGGCCCGCGCAACTTGTTAGCTAACGTCTACACCGCCATGCCGATTCCAATTACGGTGGAAGGCGCGAATATCCTCACTCGTACCTTGATGATTTTTGGTCAGGGAGCGATTCGTTGTCATCCTTATGTTTATCAAGAAGTTATAGCTCTGAATGCAGGAGACGCGATCGCCTTTGATCATGCCCTTTGGCATCACATCGGCTTGATGGTCCGCAACACCATCCGGTCAATGTTGCTGAGCCTTTCCCGTGGAGCCTTAGCTCAATCTCCCGTCTCTGGCCCAACGGCACAGTATTACCGCAAACTTGCTTGGGCATCGGCCACCTTTGCCACGCTTACAGACATCGCCTTGATTGCTTTTGGTGGTTCCTTAAAGCGGCGAGAGAAGTTGACGGGGCGTTTTGCCGATGTTCTCTCCTGGATGTATCTAAGCATGGCAACGCTACGACGCTATGAGGCAGAAGGACATAAAGCAGAAGATTTGCCTTTGGTACATTGGTCCATGCAGTATGCCTTTGCTCAAATTCAACTGGCATTTGAAGGGCTATTTGCCAACCTCTCGATTCCAGTTTTGGGTCCAGTTTTCCGAGGGCCAATCCTTTGGTGGTCTCGGCTCAACCCTATCGGCATACTACCAACCGATGAACTGGGTGGTAAACTGGCTCAAAGTGTAGAAACACCGGGAGAAGTGCGCGATCGCCTTACTACCAATATCTACATTCCTTCTCATCCCGATGAAGCGTTAGGACGATTGGAGCAAGCCTTCCAGCTCTCAATTCAAGCCGAAAGTATCCTGAAAAAAATCAAAACTGCTATTCGTGAGAGTAAATTATCACCCGCCAAACCAGAACAACTGATTGATGCTGCTTTGGCAGCCGAAGTGATTACAGCGACAGAAGCCGCCCTAATCCGGGAAGCTGAATCTGCGCGTAATGAAGCGATTCAAGTCGATGCCTTCTCGCTAGAAGAGTACCAACAAGGTGCCCAAATTACCTCTTGGCCCACTCAAGAACTGATGCAACATGCATGA
- a CDS encoding acetyl-CoA C-acyltransferase produces the protein MQDAYIVSSVRTAVGKAPRGTLRNMRPDDMGAIAVKGAIARVEGLEPGQIDDVIMGCSFPEAEQGFNLGRVIAQRAGLPDTVAGCTVNRFCASGLQTIAMATQAVMTGQADVMVAGGAETMSLIPMGGHAMLPNPDLMTSTPQVYCTMGLTAENVVQQYHVSREDQDAFALRSHQRALAAIQTGKFEEETIPLPIHETLYVDGELKTVDMMFQVDEGPRADTSMEALAKLPSVFRMGGSVTAGNSSQMSDGAAATIIMSQRKIDELGVKPMGRLLGFTVAGVPPEVMGIGPVEAIPKVLKQVGLTIDDIGLIELNEAFAAQSLAVIRKLGLNEEIVNVNGGAIALGHPLGMTGAKLTATILHEMKRRGVRYGLVTMCVGGGMGAAGVIENLML, from the coding sequence ATGCAAGATGCATATATTGTGAGCAGCGTTCGGACGGCAGTGGGTAAAGCGCCTCGCGGCACCCTCCGTAACATGCGTCCTGACGATATGGGCGCGATCGCAGTCAAGGGCGCGATCGCCAGGGTTGAAGGATTAGAACCAGGGCAGATTGACGATGTGATCATGGGTTGCTCCTTCCCGGAAGCGGAGCAGGGATTCAATCTGGGGCGGGTAATTGCCCAGCGAGCAGGATTGCCTGACACAGTCGCAGGTTGTACCGTAAACCGCTTCTGCGCCTCAGGATTACAGACGATCGCGATGGCGACCCAAGCGGTAATGACTGGACAAGCCGACGTGATGGTGGCGGGTGGTGCTGAAACCATGAGCTTAATCCCGATGGGTGGTCATGCCATGCTGCCCAACCCAGACTTAATGACTTCTACGCCGCAAGTCTACTGCACAATGGGATTGACGGCGGAGAACGTGGTGCAGCAATATCACGTTTCTCGCGAAGATCAAGATGCCTTTGCTCTGCGATCGCACCAGCGAGCTTTGGCGGCGATCCAAACAGGCAAATTTGAGGAAGAAACCATCCCGCTCCCTATCCATGAGACGTTGTATGTCGATGGTGAACTCAAAACCGTAGACATGATGTTCCAAGTGGATGAAGGCCCACGCGCGGATACCAGCATGGAAGCTTTAGCCAAACTGCCCTCTGTGTTCCGCATGGGAGGCAGTGTCACGGCGGGAAACTCCTCCCAGATGTCCGATGGGGCTGCTGCCACAATCATCATGAGCCAACGCAAAATAGATGAGTTGGGCGTGAAACCAATGGGACGGTTGTTAGGTTTTACCGTGGCGGGTGTGCCTCCGGAAGTGATGGGAATTGGTCCAGTCGAAGCGATTCCTAAGGTGCTTAAGCAAGTCGGCTTAACCATAGATGACATTGGCTTGATTGAACTTAACGAAGCCTTTGCTGCCCAATCTCTAGCAGTAATTCGCAAACTGGGTCTCAACGAGGAGATCGTCAACGTCAATGGTGGCGCGATCGCTCTAGGGCATCCACTCGGTATGACTGGAGCCAAACTCACTGCCACGATTCTCCATGAGATGAAGCGTCGGGGTGTGCGCTATGGCCTGGTGACGATGTGCGTGGGTGGTGGCATGGGCGCTGCGGGCGTGATTGAAAACCTGATGCTTTAG